One genomic window of Cetobacterium ceti includes the following:
- a CDS encoding autotransporter family protein — protein MKKALLIMGIILAINAYGASENEGVLFFGEGVYKNMNMKNIDSIHLKHRKSVKSDIKKIKFVPPIIWVEGVGVKGRDYTNRGILSSALDYEGVYVTSDGVGENKDIIKCEGIDTVGMRGTNSATVINNGTIITNEKWQRGMNSLGDSTIINSGKIEVNGPISFGLDGFDNSKVINNTTIDVNGQYGIGITGGDNSLLVNNGVIRLNQKENMGIEVWNRNRGNVNNGTIYVKSGDGVMLLNGGKLTNSKSGLIKTEDVYGVGVYLGSDGSDFENHGTIDVEKGIGITGGYKSTSINERDGKIEVGLSGKGLFLTARGEGINNGTIDVNGGVGVYSYNNGNFINNGLMNIDNTGTGIYLNGYTRASNNGVINLNSGLGFRLSDKSIFTNEKNGVINVKFAQLLKLDTGDSKFINKGTINNESILTLPKEGKFYLEKSGKIRAKELDGNIYLGKTFTNTYGNEPIKSGKLIVGEWHGKPLMETPLYRATKEKKSDGYVIKVTRNKFTKVIKNEKIGRYLENNFRVLPGKKGKTRDFVFETLSGIPGEKVLNEDVENFLGNKFYGTLDKGTRDIVNFNRETLFNNVFSVNTNKDVRFIGGFNYSHRRVKENRTLYGFNEDLGGIYLGGDKKLSENLRGGGILTFGQSNFKYSNNSHRKDNIYEGNIYGIYNVGKSGKFIVDGFLGSTDGRIRREMKLGVLNRDYKSKIKNRYYGVSGKLESKLAFGQSYFIPSIGVDYSVIKGGKVKESGEYGLNIKKRSLNFLDGKLGGKLGHTFNLSKDWKFNGEVGYTYIHDFKRGYRNLVSTMRDFSLDTYELSKYNSRKNRNTYGVKLSLIKDSTSFYFKYLRGENSENQYILGLSYKF, from the coding sequence ATGAAAAAAGCATTACTGATAATGGGGATTATTTTAGCAATAAATGCCTATGGGGCAAGTGAAAATGAGGGAGTTTTATTTTTTGGAGAGGGAGTATATAAAAATATGAATATGAAAAATATAGACTCTATCCATTTGAAACATAGGAAAAGTGTAAAAAGTGATATTAAGAAAATTAAATTTGTTCCACCTATAATTTGGGTAGAGGGAGTTGGTGTAAAGGGGAGAGATTATACCAATAGAGGAATACTTTCAAGTGCTTTAGATTATGAGGGAGTATATGTTACCTCAGATGGAGTTGGAGAAAATAAAGATATTATAAAATGTGAGGGAATTGACACTGTGGGTATGAGGGGAACCAATAGTGCCACAGTTATAAACAATGGGACTATTATAACCAATGAAAAATGGCAAAGGGGTATGAATAGTCTAGGAGATTCAACTATTATAAACAGTGGGAAAATAGAGGTAAATGGACCTATTAGTTTTGGACTAGATGGGTTTGATAATTCAAAGGTTATTAATAACACAACAATAGATGTAAATGGACAGTATGGAATAGGAATCACAGGGGGAGATAATTCCCTTCTTGTAAATAATGGAGTTATAAGATTAAATCAAAAGGAAAATATGGGGATAGAAGTATGGAATAGAAATAGAGGGAATGTGAATAATGGAACTATATATGTAAAAAGTGGAGATGGGGTTATGCTTTTAAATGGAGGGAAATTGACAAACTCTAAAAGTGGCCTTATTAAAACAGAGGATGTATATGGTGTGGGAGTATATTTAGGTAGTGATGGAAGTGACTTTGAAAATCATGGAACTATAGATGTTGAAAAGGGAATAGGAATCACAGGGGGATATAAAAGTACAAGTATAAATGAAAGGGATGGGAAAATAGAGGTAGGTCTATCTGGAAAGGGACTTTTCCTAACAGCTAGAGGAGAGGGTATTAATAATGGAACTATAGATGTAAATGGAGGAGTAGGAGTATACTCATATAATAATGGAAACTTTATAAATAATGGACTTATGAATATAGATAATACAGGAACAGGGATATATTTAAATGGATATACAAGGGCATCAAATAATGGAGTTATTAATTTAAACAGTGGATTAGGTTTTAGATTAAGTGATAAAAGTATATTTACCAATGAGAAAAATGGAGTTATAAATGTAAAATTTGCTCAACTGTTGAAATTAGACACAGGGGATAGTAAGTTTATAAATAAGGGGACTATAAATAATGAGTCTATTCTGACTCTACCTAAAGAGGGGAAATTTTATTTGGAGAAAAGTGGAAAAATAAGGGCTAAGGAATTAGATGGAAATATTTATCTTGGTAAAACCTTCACAAATACTTATGGAAATGAACCTATAAAATCAGGTAAACTTATAGTAGGGGAGTGGCATGGAAAACCTCTAATGGAAACACCTTTATACAGGGCCACTAAGGAGAAAAAATCAGATGGATATGTTATAAAGGTAACTAGAAATAAATTTACTAAGGTAATTAAAAATGAAAAAATAGGAAGATATTTGGAAAATAACTTTAGAGTTCTACCTGGAAAAAAAGGAAAAACAAGGGACTTTGTATTTGAAACTTTAAGTGGAATACCAGGGGAAAAGGTTTTAAATGAAGATGTGGAAAACTTCCTTGGAAATAAATTCTATGGAACTTTGGATAAGGGAACTAGAGATATTGTAAATTTCAATAGGGAAACTCTATTTAACAATGTATTTTCAGTAAATACCAATAAAGATGTAAGGTTTATTGGGGGATTTAACTATAGCCATAGAAGGGTTAAGGAAAATAGAACTCTATATGGGTTTAATGAAGATTTAGGTGGAATTTATTTAGGTGGGGATAAAAAGTTAAGTGAGAACCTAAGAGGAGGGGGAATATTGACCTTTGGTCAAAGTAACTTTAAATATAGTAATAACTCCCATAGAAAGGATAATATATATGAGGGAAATATCTATGGAATTTACAATGTGGGAAAAAGTGGGAAGTTTATAGTAGATGGATTTTTAGGTAGTACAGATGGAAGAATTAGAAGAGAGATGAAACTAGGAGTTTTAAATAGAGATTATAAAAGTAAAATTAAAAATAGATATTATGGGGTAAGTGGTAAATTAGAAAGTAAATTAGCCTTTGGACAAAGTTACTTTATACCTAGTATAGGGGTAGATTATAGTGTGATTAAAGGGGGAAAAGTAAAAGAGAGTGGAGAGTATGGACTAAATATTAAAAAAAGAAGTTTGAACTTCCTAGATGGAAAATTAGGAGGAAAATTAGGGCATACTTTTAACCTTAGTAAAGATTGGAAATTCAATGGAGAGGTAGGGTATACATATATCCATGATTTTAAAAGAGGTTATAGAAATTTAGTGAGCACCATGAGAGATTTTTCCCTAGATACCTATGAACTTTCTAAATATAATTCAAGAAAAAATAGAAATACATATGGGGTAAAATTATCATTGATTAAAGATTCTACAAGTTTTTACTTTAAATATTTACGAGGGGAGAATAGTGAAAATCAGTATATATTAGGACTAAGTTATAAATTTTAA
- the modA gene encoding molybdate ABC transporter substrate-binding protein, with protein MKRFKRGVTLGAAFLAMGTGVLGEDITISAAISLKEPLDEIIKKYKVETGGVDEVFVNYGASSALRKQIENGAPVDIVLFADTINVDKLEEEKLIEKEERSEILYNSLLLVGTGEKIGSLEELKGKRVAIADPDTAPLGRYTKEFLENTGEYEKLKDDLILAKNAKGVFNYVESGDVDYGIIYKNEMKNLKNAKIIMEIDSSKHSKPIYGFGILEEGKEGANRFYDFVKGEKAKEIFIENGFKTLE; from the coding sequence ATGAAAAGATTTAAAAGGGGGGTAACTTTAGGAGCGGCCTTTTTAGCCATGGGAACAGGAGTACTAGGTGAGGATATTACAATTAGTGCGGCTATTAGCTTAAAAGAACCTTTAGATGAAATTATTAAAAAGTACAAAGTAGAAACAGGGGGAGTAGATGAGGTTTTTGTCAATTACGGTGCCTCATCTGCTCTTAGAAAGCAGATAGAAAATGGAGCTCCTGTGGATATAGTGCTTTTTGCTGATACCATAAATGTGGATAAGCTAGAGGAGGAGAAACTAATAGAGAAAGAGGAGAGAAGTGAGATTTTATATAATTCACTTCTTCTTGTGGGAACTGGTGAGAAAATAGGATCCCTAGAGGAGTTAAAGGGGAAAAGAGTTGCCATAGCGGACCCAGACACTGCACCTTTAGGAAGATATACCAAGGAGTTTTTAGAAAATACTGGGGAGTATGAAAAATTAAAAGATGATTTAATTTTAGCTAAAAATGCCAAGGGTGTATTTAACTATGTGGAAAGTGGAGATGTGGACTATGGAATTATCTACAAAAATGAGATGAAAAATTTGAAAAATGCCAAGATTATAATGGAAATTGACTCAAGTAAGCATTCTAAACCTATCTATGGATTTGGAATTTTAGAGGAGGGAAAAGAGGGTGCTAATAGGTTTTATGACTTTGTAAAAGGGGAGAAAGCCAAGGAGATTTTCATAGAAAATGGTTTTAAAACCCTTGAATAA
- the modB gene encoding molybdate ABC transporter permease subunit: protein MVLKPLNKDILSALFISMKISLGAVFIGVILGIFLGWKIGKIDTLKKKILEVVITLPIFFPPSAVGYILLILLGRRGAVGGYLYKYFHLNIIFTPLGGVIATTVVILPIIYQSIKNGLLGLDIMYVEVSRELGLTPWQTLIYVQLPLIKKHIYTGMVLGFGRAVGEFGATLMVAGNIPGKTQTIPMAIYSSVEIGDYTSANTILGINCIITFITLLLYNYSLKRD from the coding sequence ATGGTTTTAAAACCCTTGAATAAAGATATTTTAAGTGCTTTGTTTATATCTATGAAAATATCCCTAGGGGCTGTTTTCATAGGGGTTATTCTGGGTATTTTTCTAGGTTGGAAAATTGGAAAAATAGATACTTTAAAAAAGAAGATATTAGAAGTGGTTATTACCCTTCCAATATTTTTCCCACCCTCTGCGGTGGGGTATATTTTACTGATCCTTCTGGGGAGAAGGGGAGCAGTAGGAGGGTATCTATATAAGTATTTCCATTTAAACATAATTTTTACACCTCTAGGGGGAGTAATAGCTACAACTGTGGTAATACTTCCTATTATATATCAAAGTATAAAAAATGGTCTTTTGGGGTTAGATATTATGTATGTTGAAGTGTCTAGGGAGCTTGGGTTAACTCCTTGGCAAACTTTAATCTATGTACAACTGCCTCTTATTAAAAAACACATTTACACTGGAATGGTTTTAGGTTTTGGAAGGGCAGTGGGAGAGTTTGGAGCAACTTTAATGGTGGCTGGGAATATTCCTGGGAAAACTCAAACAATACCTATGGCCATATATTCCTCTGTGGAAATTGGAGATTATACCAGTGCAAATACAATACTAGGAATAAACTGTATAATAACATTTATAACGCTACTCCTATACAATTACAGTTTAAAGAGGGATTAG
- the moaA gene encoding GTP 3',8-cyclase MoaA — protein MKCNMVDKLGRTIDYLRISLTERCNLRCMYCMPEWGCEEVKNDEIRAGEVVALVDIFRKLGIKKIRFTGGEPLLREDLGEIIREVKKFPEIEEICLTTNGILLENKIEELKNAGLNRVNVSLDSVDVDEYKKITRGGDLNRVLRGIELCKKLDVKVKLNGVMTNLTGKRAIYSLGEYALENKIDLRFIELMPIGCGKDLKGYSGEDILEILRKKYTLRDLDHLEGTSRYFSVDGYHSRIGFINPMSQCFCKSCNRVRITADCNMKRCLSADDKISLREILQSKSEDSLLYIKEYLLGKNEENSFFKDNVIREKMNEIGG, from the coding sequence GTGAAATGTAATATGGTGGATAAACTGGGGAGAACAATAGATTACCTTAGAATATCTCTAACTGAAAGGTGTAATTTACGATGTATGTACTGTATGCCTGAGTGGGGATGTGAAGAGGTGAAAAATGATGAAATAAGAGCTGGTGAAGTGGTGGCTCTTGTGGATATTTTTAGAAAATTAGGCATAAAAAAAATTAGGTTCACTGGAGGGGAGCCCCTTTTAAGGGAGGACCTAGGTGAGATTATAAGGGAGGTTAAAAAATTTCCTGAGATAGAGGAGATTTGTTTAACAACCAACGGTATTTTATTGGAAAACAAAATAGAAGAGCTGAAAAATGCTGGGTTAAATAGGGTTAATGTGAGTTTAGATAGTGTGGATGTTGATGAATATAAAAAAATCACCAGGGGTGGTGATTTAAATAGAGTTCTAAGGGGGATAGAGCTCTGTAAAAAATTAGATGTAAAGGTTAAATTAAATGGGGTTATGACAAATTTAACTGGGAAAAGGGCCATATATTCCCTAGGGGAGTATGCCCTTGAAAATAAAATTGATTTAAGGTTTATAGAACTGATGCCCATAGGGTGTGGGAAGGATTTGAAGGGGTATTCTGGGGAGGATATTCTAGAGATTCTAAGGAAAAAATATACCCTTAGGGATTTGGACCACTTAGAGGGAACAAGTAGATATTTTAGTGTGGATGGGTACCACTCAAGAATAGGTTTTATAAATCCCATGAGTCAATGTTTCTGCAAAAGTTGTAATAGGGTTAGAATAACTGCAGACTGCAATATGAAAAGGTGCTTAAGTGCCGATGATAAAATCTCCCTTCGTGAGATTTTACAGAGTAAAAGTGAGGATAGTTTATTATATATAAAAGAGTATCTCCTAGGGAAAAATGAGGAAAATAGTTTTTTCAAGGACAATGTAATAAGGGAAAAAATGAATGAAATAGGGGGGTAG
- a CDS encoding sigma 54-interacting transcriptional regulator: protein MREAIFNENEEQIMEILGNFARVLDVEIEVVSNEGIRLFATGLFGERLNKKVREPIYEVVLKDLESKIVENPRKSKLCLGCLNKSHCVKEILLGVPIYENNKKWGVIGLLGMTESQRERVLKNIGEYLETLKTIGKLIEEKIFTKGKNKIYKEFFYNLGEGSLVIDENGVIEDINRSAMGMFMGLKYFQGRKLEFLRLEDNIFNLRISGVAVKVKGKTFSSEGRTMIVFERFDENNQVKLSEDFLLGKSKVMEDLRRQVIQVSRVNTPIFLRGAVGVDKRAFGDIIHNSSERRGKPFVYVNCRDVLERKLEKKIFGEHLEGSLEIGAIERARGGTLFIDEIDSMGVEIQKKLLDYLNRGRIKSRKSESEIEVNTRVIVGSNESLLTLVEEHKFLEDLYYKVAITTIVLPTLERRREDMGDIIDHLVDKYSKKFNKKIEAFEKKALDLLINHRWTGNWKEVENTIEFLVSTCDSKITLDLIPAYIKNREGHLEKMKSRRIRRLAEVERDEILNALIQQGQDTESKKIIAKKLGIGMATLYRKIENYQIDKFLKNLK, encoded by the coding sequence ATGAGAGAGGCCATATTCAATGAAAACGAAGAGCAGATTATGGAGATACTAGGTAATTTTGCCAGGGTTTTAGATGTGGAAATTGAGGTTGTAAGCAATGAGGGAATAAGACTATTTGCCACTGGACTTTTTGGAGAAAGATTAAATAAAAAGGTAAGGGAACCTATTTATGAAGTTGTCTTAAAGGACCTAGAGAGTAAAATAGTTGAAAACCCAAGAAAAAGTAAGCTCTGTTTGGGGTGTTTAAATAAAAGCCACTGTGTAAAGGAGATTTTACTAGGGGTGCCCATTTATGAGAACAATAAAAAATGGGGAGTTATTGGTCTTTTAGGAATGACAGAGAGTCAAAGGGAAAGGGTTTTGAAAAATATTGGGGAATATTTAGAAACTCTTAAAACTATTGGGAAACTCATTGAGGAAAAAATATTTACCAAGGGAAAGAATAAAATATATAAGGAATTTTTCTATAATTTAGGTGAGGGGTCCCTGGTTATAGATGAAAATGGGGTTATTGAAGATATAAATAGAAGTGCTATGGGAATGTTTATGGGTTTAAAATATTTCCAAGGTAGGAAATTAGAATTTTTGCGTTTAGAGGATAATATATTTAATTTAAGAATATCTGGTGTGGCTGTGAAGGTAAAGGGGAAAACCTTCAGTAGCGAGGGGCGTACCATGATAGTCTTTGAAAGATTTGATGAGAATAATCAGGTGAAACTCTCTGAGGATTTTCTTTTGGGGAAATCTAAGGTGATGGAGGATCTTCGTAGACAGGTAATACAGGTTTCTAGGGTTAACACCCCTATATTTTTACGGGGGGCTGTGGGTGTTGACAAAAGAGCCTTTGGGGATATTATTCACAATAGCTCTGAAAGAAGGGGGAAACCCTTTGTCTATGTAAACTGTAGAGATGTTTTAGAAAGAAAGTTAGAGAAGAAAATATTTGGGGAACATTTAGAGGGAAGTCTTGAAATTGGTGCCATTGAAAGGGCCCGTGGGGGAACACTTTTTATAGATGAGATAGATTCTATGGGAGTGGAGATTCAGAAAAAACTTCTAGATTACCTAAATAGGGGAAGAATAAAATCTAGGAAAAGTGAAAGTGAAATTGAGGTGAACACAAGGGTAATAGTAGGAAGTAATGAATCTCTTTTAACCCTTGTGGAGGAACATAAATTTTTAGAGGATTTATACTATAAGGTGGCAATTACTACTATAGTTCTTCCAACTTTAGAAAGACGTAGGGAGGATATGGGGGATATTATAGACCATTTGGTGGATAAGTACTCTAAGAAATTTAATAAGAAAATAGAGGCCTTTGAGAAAAAGGCCTTGGACCTTTTAATCAACCACAGATGGACAGGGAACTGGAAGGAAGTGGAAAATACCATTGAGTTTTTAGTGAGTACCTGTGACAGTAAAATCACTCTAGATTTAATCCCTGCCTATATTAAAAATAGGGAGGGCCATTTGGAAAAAATGAAAAGTAGAAGAATAAGAAGGTTAGCCGAAGTGGAAAGGGATGAAATTTTAAATGCCCTTATTCAACAGGGACAAGATACAGAAAGTAAAAAAATAATTGCAAAAAAACTTGGAATTGGAATGGCAACCTTATATAGAAAAATAGAAAATTATCAAATTGATAAATTTCTAAAAAACTTAAAATAA
- the dpaL gene encoding diaminopropionate ammonia-lyase, with translation MDKFIKWQKNTLPKSNNLDCTKILSKEEVSRARKFHESFPEYTMTPLVNLKNLSKRLGLGGIYLKDESYRFGLNAFKVLGGSFAMGRHMAEKLNMSIENLGYHELTSDEIRNKIGDITFYTATDGNHGRGVAWTANRLKQKSVVYMPKGSSQFRLNAIRNEGAEASITEMNYDDAVRLAASEADKNSGLMVQDTAWEGYEKIPTWIMQGYGTMALEASEQLKGYGVEAPTHVFVQAGVGSLAGGVQGVVHNLYGDKVKTVIVEANLADCLYRSALAGHGKPVAVGGDMQTIMAGLACGEANIISWEILRNHSDTFVSAPDWLAATGMRVLGNPLKGDNQVISGESGAVTAGLLYELMTNDEYKELKESLGLDENSRVLLFSTEGDTDPDKYREIVWFGTHRKED, from the coding sequence ATGGATAAATTTATTAAGTGGCAGAAAAACACATTACCAAAATCAAATAATTTAGATTGTACAAAAATACTGTCTAAGGAGGAGGTAAGTAGAGCTAGAAAATTCCATGAGAGTTTTCCAGAGTATACTATGACTCCCTTAGTAAATTTAAAAAATTTAAGTAAGAGATTGGGACTAGGGGGGATTTATTTAAAGGATGAGTCCTATAGATTTGGATTAAATGCCTTTAAAGTTTTAGGTGGTTCCTTTGCCATGGGAAGACATATGGCAGAAAAGTTAAATATGAGTATTGAAAATTTAGGATACCATGAATTAACTTCTGATGAAATAAGAAATAAAATTGGAGATATAACATTTTACACAGCCACAGATGGAAACCATGGACGTGGAGTGGCATGGACTGCTAATAGATTAAAGCAAAAATCAGTGGTGTATATGCCTAAGGGTTCATCACAGTTTAGACTAAATGCCATTAGAAATGAGGGAGCAGAGGCTTCTATAACAGAGATGAACTACGATGACGCAGTTAGACTTGCAGCAAGTGAGGCAGATAAAAATAGTGGATTGATGGTTCAAGATACTGCATGGGAAGGGTATGAGAAAATACCTACTTGGATAATGCAAGGTTATGGAACTATGGCCCTAGAAGCAAGTGAGCAGTTAAAGGGATATGGAGTAGAAGCTCCTACCCATGTGTTTGTTCAGGCAGGAGTAGGTTCCCTAGCTGGGGGAGTACAAGGAGTTGTACATAACCTATATGGAGATAAGGTAAAAACTGTAATAGTTGAGGCAAATTTAGCAGATTGTCTATATAGATCGGCCCTAGCAGGACATGGGAAACCTGTGGCAGTTGGGGGAGATATGCAAACTATAATGGCTGGACTTGCATGTGGAGAGGCAAATATTATCTCTTGGGAGATTTTAAGAAACCACTCAGATACATTTGTATCAGCTCCAGACTGGTTGGCTGCAACGGGAATGAGAGTTTTAGGAAATCCTTTAAAGGGAGATAACCAAGTTATATCAGGGGAATCGGGAGCTGTAACAGCGGGACTTCTATATGAGCTAATGACAAATGATGAGTATAAGGAGTTAAAGGAAAGTTTAGGATTAGATGAAAATTCAAGGGTGCTATTATTCTCCACAGAGGGAGATACAGACCCAGATAAATATAGAGAGATAGTTTGGTTTGGAACACATAGAAAAGAGGACTAA
- a CDS encoding YgeY family selenium metabolism-linked hydrolase, with the protein MLTVEREEKLIKLLQEMIQNPSDSGQEEGVVKAIDKNMKALGFDNVHIDKYGNIIGCIKGNRPGKKILFDGHIDTVPVPELTRDKWTQNPYGGEIVDGKLYGRGTSDMKGQTAAFISAAAYFAQDCNKDFPGEIYCAGVVCEEIFEGIAAREISNFVKPDYVVIGESSELNLKIGQRGRGEIVVETFGKPAHSANPHKGINSVYKMAKVIEEINKIVPPETELGKGILELTDIKSSPYPGASVVPEYCKATYDRRLLVGETREEVLRPIEEVLERMMKEDPQLKAKVSFALGKEKCYTGETIEGERFFPGWLYDENDEFVQMAYKGLKEAGIDSEITQYSFCTNGSHYAGEAGIRTIGFGPSKENLAHTIDEHIEVEQLRIGARGYYGILKSVFGK; encoded by the coding sequence ATGTTAACAGTTGAAAGAGAGGAAAAATTAATAAAGTTACTTCAAGAGATGATACAAAATCCTTCTGACTCAGGACAGGAGGAGGGAGTTGTTAAGGCCATTGATAAAAATATGAAAGCTCTTGGGTTTGACAATGTTCATATAGATAAATATGGAAATATTATTGGATGTATAAAGGGAAATAGACCTGGAAAGAAGATACTTTTTGATGGACATATAGATACAGTTCCTGTACCTGAACTAACTAGGGATAAATGGACTCAAAACCCATATGGGGGAGAGATTGTTGATGGGAAACTATATGGAAGAGGAACATCGGATATGAAGGGGCAAACTGCTGCCTTTATAAGTGCTGCTGCATATTTTGCACAGGATTGTAACAAGGATTTCCCAGGGGAGATTTACTGTGCAGGAGTTGTGTGTGAAGAGATATTTGAAGGGATTGCAGCAAGGGAAATATCTAACTTTGTAAAACCTGATTATGTGGTAATAGGTGAATCTTCAGAACTGAACTTAAAAATAGGACAAAGAGGTAGAGGGGAAATAGTTGTGGAAACTTTTGGAAAACCAGCTCACTCTGCTAATCCACATAAGGGAATTAACTCAGTTTATAAAATGGCCAAGGTTATTGAGGAGATAAATAAAATAGTTCCCCCTGAAACAGAGTTAGGAAAGGGAATTTTAGAACTGACAGATATAAAGTCATCACCATATCCAGGGGCTTCTGTGGTACCTGAGTACTGTAAAGCAACCTATGATAGAAGACTTTTAGTTGGAGAGACTAGAGAGGAAGTTTTAAGACCAATAGAGGAAGTTTTAGAAAGAATGATGAAGGAAGATCCTCAACTAAAGGCTAAGGTATCCTTTGCCCTAGGAAAGGAAAAGTGTTACACAGGGGAGACAATAGAGGGAGAAAGATTCTTCCCAGGATGGCTATATGATGAAAATGATGAGTTTGTACAAATGGCATATAAGGGGTTAAAGGAAGCTGGAATAGACAGTGAAATTACTCAATACTCCTTCTGTACAAATGGGTCTCACTATGCAGGGGAGGCTGGAATAAGAACAATAGGATTTGGACCATCCAAGGAAAATTTAGCTCACACAATAGATGAGCACATTGAAGTGGAGCAACTGAGAATAGGTGCTCGTGGATACTACGGTATACTAAAGTCTGTATTTGGAAAGTAG
- a CDS encoding N-acyl-D-amino-acid deacylase family protein produces the protein MKTLIKNGLIVDGNNRPPYVGSILLSGERIEKIGDIDESLGDKIIDARGLVVAPGFIDTHSHSDLKILESPYNEVKARQGITTEVLGQDGISMAPLPIEYLSSWRKNLAGLDGTSDIINWEYETTDGYLSQMENGGVGLNYSYLVPHGNIRMEAMGLDGRAATDEEIKKMCEITRREMEAGAYGLSTGLIYIPCAYSETKELIEMCKVVAEYDGALVIHQRSEADTIVDSMEEVIEIGKKSGVRIHFSHFKVCGKNNWKYIEPMIEILERCKNEGLEITFDQYPYGAGSTMLGVVLPPWAHDGGTDKLMERLADPDARKKMREDIEKGIPGWDNFIDFAGFDQIFVTSVKTDKNRDLIGKNLEEIGKLRGTDPFNSTFDLLFEEENAVGMVDFYGLEEHIIKFLKRPEQNVCTDGLLGGKPHPRAYGSFPRVIGRYVRENPILTLEEAIHKMTKRAANAMRIKERGELKVGYYGDITIFDLNTIKDMGDYINPTVYPEGIKYVIVNGIPVIENGEFRRVAPGKVLRRK, from the coding sequence ATGAAGACACTTATAAAAAATGGATTAATAGTTGATGGAAATAATAGACCACCATATGTAGGTTCAATTTTACTTTCTGGGGAGAGAATAGAAAAAATTGGAGATATAGATGAAAGTTTAGGGGATAAGATTATAGATGCAAGGGGACTTGTGGTGGCTCCTGGGTTTATAGATACTCACAGCCACTCAGATTTAAAAATATTAGAAAGTCCATACAATGAGGTAAAGGCTAGACAGGGGATAACCACAGAGGTTCTAGGTCAAGATGGAATATCTATGGCACCTTTACCTATAGAGTATCTTTCCTCTTGGAGAAAGAATTTAGCTGGGTTAGATGGAACTTCAGATATTATAAACTGGGAATATGAAACCACTGATGGGTACCTATCACAAATGGAAAATGGTGGAGTGGGACTTAACTACTCCTACCTTGTTCCCCATGGGAATATAAGAATGGAAGCCATGGGACTAGATGGAAGAGCTGCCACAGATGAGGAAATAAAGAAAATGTGTGAAATCACAAGAAGGGAAATGGAAGCAGGGGCCTATGGATTATCCACAGGACTTATATATATTCCCTGTGCATATTCAGAAACCAAGGAACTAATAGAGATGTGTAAGGTTGTGGCTGAGTATGATGGAGCCCTTGTGATACACCAAAGATCTGAGGCAGATACAATAGTTGATTCCATGGAAGAAGTAATAGAGATAGGTAAAAAATCAGGGGTAAGGATACATTTTTCTCACTTTAAAGTGTGTGGAAAGAATAACTGGAAATATATAGAACCTATGATTGAAATACTTGAAAGATGTAAAAATGAGGGGTTAGAAATAACCTTTGATCAATACCCATATGGGGCTGGGTCAACTATGTTAGGAGTGGTATTACCACCTTGGGCCCACGATGGGGGAACAGATAAGCTAATGGAAAGATTAGCAGATCCAGATGCTAGAAAGAAAATGAGAGAGGATATTGAAAAGGGAATCCCTGGTTGGGATAACTTTATAGATTTTGCTGGGTTTGACCAAATCTTTGTAACCTCTGTGAAAACAGATAAAAATAGAGATTTAATAGGTAAAAACCTAGAGGAAATAGGAAAGCTTAGGGGAACAGACCCATTTAACAGTACCTTTGACCTTTTATTTGAAGAGGAAAATGCAGTGGGAATGGTTGATTTTTATGGACTAGAGGAGCATATTATAAAGTTCTTAAAAAGACCTGAGCAAAATGTGTGTACAGATGGACTTTTAGGTGGAAAGCCTCACCCAAGAGCTTATGGTTCCTTTCCTAGGGTAATTGGAAGATATGTAAGGGAAAACCCAATTTTAACCCTAGAGGAAGCTATACATAAAATGACTAAAAGGGCTGCAAATGCCATGAGAATAAAGGAAAGAGGGGAATTGAAAGTAGGATACTATGGAGATATAACTATTTTCGATTTAAATACCATTAAAGACATGGGAGACTATATAAACCCAACTGTTTATCCAGAGGGAATTAAATATGTAATTGTAAATGGAATTCCTGTAATAGAGAATGGAGAGTTTAGAAGGGTGGCTCCAGGGAAGGTTTTAAGAAGAAAGTAG